A genome region from Mastacembelus armatus chromosome 8, fMasArm1.2, whole genome shotgun sequence includes the following:
- the chchd5 gene encoding coiled-coil-helix-coiled-coil-helix domain-containing protein 5 has product MQAAMDITARYCHKEMEAYGSCVASNPSTWQQKCDELKMKVAHCTSSHPVIQKIRQDCSAEFVKFENCLRENQDKPATCSPHVARFLGCAETVDLSGMATNSVPQPS; this is encoded by the exons GCAGGCTGCAATGGATATTACGGCCAGATATTGCCACAAAGAAATGGAGGCATATGGGTCGTGTGTGGCATCCAACCCATCAACATGGCAGCAAAAGTGTGATGAACTGAAGATGAAGGTTGCACATTGCACATCATCACA CCCAGTGATCCAGAAGATCAGACAGGACTGTTCTGCGGAGTTTGTGAAGTTTGAGAACTGCCTGAGAGAAAACCAGGATAAACCTGCCACCTGCTCACCGCATGTGGCTCGCTTCCTGGGCTGTGCAGAGACAGTGGACCTCAGTGGCATGG ctaCAAATTCAGTACCTCAACCATCGTAG